A stretch of the Panicum virgatum strain AP13 chromosome 9N, P.virgatum_v5, whole genome shotgun sequence genome encodes the following:
- the LOC120690235 gene encoding protein POLLEN DEFECTIVE IN GUIDANCE 1-like → MSLRSGGRQLSFELLAGDLTADDADDTSPRSLPETTSDGQRRRRRRSNRKRGFRSPPIEEAASEGEQPRGEGKGDDAAAAFRVSDLRSTVETVCDSSEAERSAASCVTYVGVELRQRSISGSARVVAASPEDGTSSCGSSTRESAAAAAAAVADVAAAAWRPEANGGVKKKLEKEESLDWEKYMKETSNILGEVERLDNSPFRYFLGELYGGNSLRSTIAVGNEKKRQRVYNSMFHVPWRCERLIVAGFFVCLDSFLSLLTIMPARIVVTIWRLLKTRKFLRPNAADLSDYGCFIVLSLGVASLQMIDISLIYHVIRGQSTIKLYVVYNVLEIFDKLCQSFGEDVLQVLFNSAEGLSACSTDNVTFELMRFLLDEAIAVVAFVVHSFVLLAQAITLSACIIAHNNALLALLVSNNFAEIKSNVFKRVSKENLHNLVYYDIIERFHITAFLLFVLAQNILEAEGPWFDSFLINASFVFLCEVFIDAIKHSFLAKFNEIKPVAYSEFLEDLCKQILNDKPDDRQKDLTFIPLAPACVVIRVLTPVYATLLPAGPFIWRIFWILLWSVLTYFMLAIFKILVGLILRCLANWYVNLRLKRKQHMD, encoded by the exons aTGTCGCTCCGATCCGGCGGCCGCCAGCTATCCTTCGAGCTCCTCGCGGGCGACCTCACCGCCGACGACGCGGACGACACCTCCCCGCGCTCCCTGCCCGAAACCACGTCcgacggccagcgccgccggagGCGCCGGTCCAATCGCAAGCGCGGGTTCCGGAGCCCCCCGATCGAGGAGGCGGCCTCGGAGGGGGAGCAGCCGCGCGGGGAGGGCAAAGGCGACGACGCGGCCGCGGCGTTCAGGGTCTCGGATCTGAGGTCGACGGTGGAGACGGTGTGCGATAGCTCGGAGGCCGAGAGGTCCGCGGCGAGCTGCGTCACGTATGTGGGCGTGGagctgaggcagaggagcataTCTGGGAGCGCGAGGGTGGTTGCGGCGTCCCCAGAGGATGGCACCAGCAGCTGCGGAAGCAGCACGCGggagagcgccgccgcggctgctgcggcggtggcggatgtggcggccgcggcgtggcggccTGAGGCGAATGGGGGCGTGAAGAAGAAGCTGGAGAAGGAGGAGTCGCTGGACTGGGAGAAGTACATGAAGGAGACCAGCAACATCCTCGGAG AAGTCGAGCGCCTTGACAATTCACCATTCAGATACTTCCTTGGGGAACTGTATGGTGGCAATTCACTTAGAAGCACAATTGCAGTGGGTAATGAGAAAAAACGACAGCGGGTGTACAACAGTATGTTTCACGTCCCATGGAGATGTGAGCGG CTAATTGTCGCAGGATTCTTCGTCTGCTTGGATTCATTTTTGTCGTTGCTCACAATTATGCCTGCACGAATTGTTGTTACCATCTGGAGGTTGCTGAAAACCAG GAAGTTTCTGCGGCCAAATGCTGCTGATTTATCAGATTATGGATGTTTTATAGTTCTATCCCTAGGAGTTGCATCTTTGCAAATGATAG ATATTAGCTTAATTTACCATGTCATTCGTGGTCAGAGCACGATCAAGCTTTATGTGGTATACAATGTACTAGAG ATCTTTGACAAACTGTGTCAATCATTCGGTGAGGATGTCCTGCAAGTTCTGTTCAACTCAGCTGAGGGGTTGTCAGCATGCTCTACAGATAATGTGACATTTGAATTGATGCGGTTCCTTTTGGACGAGGCAATAGCTGTTGTTGCATTTG TTGTTCATTCATTTGTCTTGTTGGCTCAGGCTATCACCCTGTCAGCCTGTATTATAGCCCACAACAATGCATTATTGGCTCTATTGGTATCAAACAATTTTGCTGAGATCAAAAGCAATGTATTTAAGCGCGTTAGCAAAGAGAATCTTCATAATTTGGTATACTATG ACATCATCGAGAGATTTCACATCACAGCCTTTCTGCTATTCGTACTTGCTCAAAATATCTTGGAAGCAGAGGGTCCATGGTTTGATAGCTTTCTTATT AATGCGTCTTTCGTATTTTTGTGTGAAGTATTTATCGATGCTATCAAACATTCTTTCCTTGCAAAATTTAATGAGATAAAGCCGGTTGCTTATTCAGAGTTTTTGGAAGATCTTTGCAAGCAG ATTTTGAATGACAAACCTGATGACCGTCAAAAGGACTTAACATTCATCCCCCTTGCCCCAGCTTGTGTG GTAATCCGTGTCTTGACTCCAGTATATGCTACCCTCCTTCCTGCTGGCCCTTTTATCTGGAGAATATTCTGGATATTACTTTGGTCAGTTCTGACCTATTTTATGCTTGCAATTTTCAAAATACTGGTGGGATTGATACTGCGGTGCCTTGCAAATTGGTATGTAAATCTACGGCTCAAAAGGAAACAACATATGGATTGA
- the LOC120688698 gene encoding probable methyltransferase At1g29790 has product MGMAAYVDPVLGVPLRRVLLYVVVLLGSNLATFLFSSYSYSCAPPVTAAPVTTTASSPRTVPVPEQQPELPPEFHAFVGPHALPYGRNPNWGTAELRPPAGHPCLAFPDMLAAFMSYPVNGSCPDDELPAQRLLLRGCEPLPRRRCRPAAPADPAPPPPLPDALWSTPPDRPVHWSAYKSFRCLVDRARSPRFDDCKDCFDLAGRERRRWLNATASGRKENNPLDFSIDEVLASASPPGSVRIGLDIGGGSGTFAVRMRKRGVTVVATTVNLNGPFSAVVAARGVVPLYVSVAARLPFFDNTLDVVHSMHVLSGWMPPAAMQFALFDVYRVLRPGGLFWLDHFFCREEEMAAYMEVVESVGFGKLRWVTGRKLDRGPERKETYLSALLEKPLRNSWRLP; this is encoded by the coding sequence ATGGGGATGGCCGCGTACGTGGACCCGGTCCTCGGCGTCCCCCTCCGCCGCGTGCTCCTCtacgtcgtcgtcctcctcggctCCAACCTCGCCACATTCCTCTTTTCCTCTTACTCCTACTCCTGCGCGCCGCCCGTCACCGCCGCGCCGGTGACGACGACGGCTTCAAGTCCAAGGACCGTCCCCGTCCCGGAGCAGCAGCCGGAGCTCCCGCCGGAGTTCCACGCGTTCGTGGGGCCGCACGCGCTGCCGTACGGGCGCAACCCAAACTGGGGCACCGCCGagctgcggccgccggcgggccaCCCCTGCCTGGCCTTCCCGGATATGCTCGCAGCCTTCATGTCGTACCCCGTCAACGGCTCCTGCCCCGATGACGAGCTCCCCGCGCAgcggctcctcctccgcggctgcgagcccctgccgcgccggcgctgccgcccAGCCGCGCCGGCcgacccggcgccgccgccgcccctcccggaCGCGCTCTGGTCCACGCCGCCCGACCGCCCCGTCCACTGGTCCGCCTACAAGTCCTTCCGCTGCCTCGTCGACCGCGCGCGCTCCCCGCGCTTTGACGACTGCAAGGACTGCTTCGACCTCGCCggccgggagcgccgccgctggctcaACGCCACCGCCAGCGGCAGGAAGGAGAACAACCCGCTCGACTTCTCCATCGACGAGGTGCTCGCGTCGGCGTCCCCGCCGGGCTCCGTCCGGATCGGGCTCGACATCGGCGGCGGGTCCGGCACCTTCGCCGTGCGCATGCGCAAGCGCGGCGTCACCGTGGTGGCCACCACCGTCAACCTCAACGGGCCCTTCAGCGCCGTCGTGGCCGCGCGCGGCGTCGTGCCGCTCTACGTGAGCGTCGCGGCGCGGCTGCCCTTCTTCGACAACACGCTGGACGTCGTGCACTCCATGCACGTGCTCAGCGGCTGGATGCCGCCCGCGGCGATGCAGTTCGCGCTGTTCGACGTGTACCGGGTGCTCCGGCCCGGCGGGCTGTTCTGGCTCGACCACTTCTTCTGCcgggaggaggagatggcggcgTACATGGAGGTGGTGGAGAGCGTCGGGTTCGGCAAGCTGAGGTGGGTGACGGGGAGGAAGCTCGACAGGGGGCCGGAGAGGAAGGAGACGTACCTCTCGGCGTTGCTAGAGAAGCCGCTCAGGAACTCGTGGCGACTTCCATGA
- the LOC120690599 gene encoding GPN-loop GTPase 3-like translates to MGYAQLVIGPAGSGKSTYCSSLYDHCQTVGRSIHIVNLDPAAEHFNYPVDMDIRELISLDDVMEDFGMGPNGGLIYCMEHLEDSLDDWLDEQLENYLDDDYLVFDCPGQIELFTHVPVLRNFVEHLKRKNFNVCAVYLLDSQFVSDVTKYISGCMASLSAMIQLELPHVNILSKMDLVSNKKDIEEYLDPNAQVLLSQLNRQMAPRFGKLNKSLAELVDDYNMVNFIPLDLRKESSIQYVLSYIDSCIQYGEDADVKVRDFDPPEDDD, encoded by the exons ATGGGGTACGCGCAGCTCGTCATCGGCCCCGCCGGGAGCGGCAAG TCAACTTATTGCTCCAGTTTGTACGACCATTGCCAGACCGTGGGCAGGTCAATTCATATAGTCAATCTGGATCCTGCTGCAGAGCATTTCAACTATCCCGTAGATATGG ATATCAGGGAGCTGATTTCGTTGGATGATGTTATGGAGGATTTTGGAATGGGACCAAATGGTGGCCTTATCTACTGCATGGA GCATCTTGAAGATAGTTTGGATGATTGGTTGGATGAACAGCTAGAGAACTATTTGGATGATGACTATCTTGTGTTTGATTGCCCTG GCCAGATTGAACTATTCACTCATGTTCCAGTTCTGCGCAACTTTGTCGAACATCTGAAACGGAAAAATTTCAATGTTTGTGCTGTGTACCTTCTTGATTCGCAG TTTGTCAGTGATGTAACCAAATACATCAGTGGTTGCATGGCTTCTCTTTCTGCTATGATTCAGCTTGAACTTCCTCATGTCAACATCCTTTCAAAGATGGATCTGGTCTCCAACAAAAAAGATATTGAAGA GTATCTAGACCCGAATGCGCAGGTTCTTCTGTCACAGTTGAATCGACAGATGGCACCCCGGTTTGGCAAGTTGAACAAGTCTTTGGCTGAACTG GTTGATGATTACAACATGGTTAATTTCATACCACTTGACTTGAGAAAGGAGAGCAG CATACAATATGTGCTATCCTACATCGACTCCTGCATCCAGTACGGGGAAGATGCTGACGTGAAGGTTAGGGACTTCGATCCTCCTGAGGACGACGACTAG